One region of Neisseria mucosa genomic DNA includes:
- a CDS encoding type I restriction endonuclease subunit R, which yields MNLETKPIAETPNFIVLDQYEKIEQSGSYQSENQLEAELITDLQNQGYEYRKDLNSQSRLLENLRAQLQRLNDVAFSDDEWARFLTEYLDRPSENITDKTRKTHDDHIYDFAFDDGRLKNIYLLDKKNLARNHVQVINQFEQTGTHANRYDVTVLVNGLPLVQIELKKRGVAVREAFNQVHRYSKESFNSENSLFKFLQIFVISNGTDTRYFANTTKRDKNSFDFTMNWARSDNYPIKDLKDFTATFLQKSVLLSVLLHYSVFDTNDTLLIMRPYQIAAAERILWKINSSAQAKNWNKPESGGYVWHTTGSGKTLTSFKAARLATESAFIDKVFFVVDRKDLDYQTMKEYQRFSPDSVNGSESTAGLKRNLEKDDNKIIVTTIQKLNNLMKSEDNLPVYHQQVVFIFDECHRSQFGEAQKNLKKKFKKFCQFGFTGTPIFPENALGAETTAGVFGRELHSYVITDAIRDEKVLKFKVDYNDVRPQFKAVEAEQDEKKLSAAENRQALLHPERIREITQYILNQFRQKTHRLNAGGKGFNAMFAVSSVDAAKCYYEAFKTQQAGSLHPLKVATIFSFAANEEQNAVGEIVDETFEPEAMDSSAKEFLQAAINDYNACFKTNFGTDSKAFQNYYRDLAKRVKNQEVDLLIVVGMFLTGFDAPTLNTLFVDKNLRYHGLMQAFSRTNRIYDATKTFGNIVCFRNLEQATIDAITLFGDKNTKNVVLEKSYEEYMNGYTDSLTGEARRGYLDVAKELRQRFPDPDKIETEKDKKDFAKLFGEYLRAENVLQNYDEFAALRELQNVDAADEDAMKAFQEKYYLSDEDVQKMRKVPMPSERAVQDYRSVYNDIRDWLRRQKAGEQKEQSKIDWDDVVFEVDLLKSQEINLDYILQLVFEHHKKIKGKAELVEEIRRIIRASIGHRAKESLIVDFINDTDLDKVPDVPTILETFYTYAQEVMRSEAAELIAAEGLNETAAKRYLTGSLKRGYASENGTELTEALPKMSPLNPQYLTKKQSVFQKIAAFVEKFKGVGGNL from the coding sequence GTGAACCTCGAAACCAAACCCATCGCCGAAACGCCGAATTTCATCGTGCTCGACCAATATGAAAAAATCGAACAGTCGGGCAGCTACCAATCGGAAAACCAGTTGGAAGCGGAGTTAATCACCGATTTGCAGAATCAGGGTTATGAATACCGCAAGGATTTGAACAGCCAAAGCAGGCTGCTGGAAAACCTGCGCGCGCAGTTGCAGCGGCTGAACGATGTGGCGTTTTCAGACGACGAATGGGCGCGTTTTTTGACGGAATATCTGGACAGGCCGTCTGAAAACATTACCGATAAAACCCGCAAAACCCACGACGACCATATTTACGATTTCGCTTTTGATGATGGCCGTCTGAAAAACATTTATCTGCTGGACAAGAAAAACCTTGCCCGCAACCATGTGCAGGTTATCAACCAGTTTGAGCAGACGGGCACGCATGCAAACCGCTATGATGTTACCGTGTTGGTAAACGGTCTGCCGTTGGTGCAGATTGAATTGAAAAAGCGCGGTGTAGCGGTGCGTGAAGCATTCAATCAGGTGCACCGTTACAGCAAAGAGAGCTTCAACAGCGAAAATTCGCTGTTCAAATTCCTGCAAATCTTCGTGATTTCTAACGGCACGGACACGCGCTATTTCGCCAACACCACCAAGCGCGACAAAAACAGCTTCGATTTCACGATGAATTGGGCGCGGTCGGACAATTATCCGATTAAAGATTTGAAAGACTTTACCGCCACGTTCCTGCAGAAAAGCGTATTGCTGAGCGTTTTGCTGCATTACAGCGTGTTTGATACGAATGATACGCTGCTGATTATGCGTCCGTATCAGATTGCCGCCGCCGAACGCATTTTGTGGAAAATCAACAGCTCGGCGCAGGCGAAGAATTGGAACAAGCCGGAAAGCGGCGGCTATGTTTGGCATACCACGGGCAGCGGCAAAACGCTGACCAGCTTTAAAGCGGCGCGTCTGGCGACGGAATCGGCGTTTATCGACAAGGTTTTCTTCGTGGTGGATAGGAAGGATTTGGACTATCAGACGATGAAGGAATACCAACGTTTTTCGCCCGACAGCGTGAACGGTTCGGAAAGCACGGCGGGCTTGAAACGAAATTTGGAAAAAGACGACAACAAAATCATCGTTACCACCATCCAAAAGCTGAACAACCTGATGAAGAGTGAAGATAATCTGCCGGTTTATCACCAGCAGGTTGTATTTATTTTCGATGAATGCCACCGCTCGCAATTCGGTGAAGCGCAAAAAAACCTGAAAAAGAAATTTAAAAAATTCTGTCAGTTCGGCTTTACCGGTACGCCGATTTTTCCCGAAAACGCTTTGGGCGCGGAAACCACGGCGGGCGTGTTCGGGCGGGAGCTGCATTCTTATGTGATTACCGATGCCATCCGCGATGAAAAAGTATTGAAATTCAAAGTGGATTACAACGATGTGCGCCCGCAGTTCAAAGCCGTGGAAGCGGAACAGGACGAGAAGAAACTGAGTGCCGCCGAAAACCGCCAAGCCCTGCTTCACCCCGAACGCATCCGCGAAATCACGCAATATATCCTGAACCAGTTCAGGCAGAAAACTCACCGGCTGAATGCGGGCGGCAAAGGCTTTAACGCCATGTTTGCCGTCAGCAGCGTGGATGCGGCGAAGTGCTATTACGAAGCGTTCAAAACACAACAGGCAGGCAGCCTGCACCCGCTGAAAGTGGCCACTATTTTTTCCTTTGCAGCCAACGAAGAGCAAAACGCCGTCGGTGAAATTGTCGATGAGACCTTTGAACCGGAAGCGATGGACAGCAGCGCGAAAGAATTTTTGCAGGCTGCCATCAATGATTACAACGCCTGTTTCAAAACCAATTTCGGCACGGATAGCAAAGCCTTTCAGAACTACTACCGCGATTTGGCAAAACGGGTGAAAAACCAGGAAGTGGATTTGCTGATTGTGGTCGGCATGTTTTTGACGGGTTTTGACGCGCCGACGCTGAACACGCTGTTCGTCGATAAAAACCTGCGCTATCACGGCCTGATGCAGGCGTTTTCTCGCACCAACCGCATTTATGATGCCACCAAAACCTTCGGCAACATTGTCTGCTTCCGCAATTTGGAGCAGGCAACCATTGATGCGATTACCCTGTTTGGCGACAAAAACACCAAAAATGTGGTGCTGGAAAAAAGTTACGAAGAATACATGAACGGCTATACCGACAGCCTGACCGGCGAAGCGCGGCGCGGTTATTTGGATGTGGCAAAAGAATTGCGCCAACGTTTCCCCGATCCCGACAAAATCGAAACGGAAAAAGACAAAAAAGATTTTGCCAAGCTCTTCGGCGAATACCTGCGGGCGGAAAACGTATTGCAGAACTACGATGAATTTGCCGCATTGCGCGAGTTGCAGAATGTGGATGCGGCGGACGAAGATGCTATGAAGGCGTTTCAGGAAAAATACTACCTGAGCGATGAAGATGTGCAGAAAATGCGGAAAGTGCCGATGCCCTCTGAAAGGGCAGTGCAGGATTATCGCTCTGTCTACAATGACATCCGCGACTGGCTGCGCCGCCAAAAAGCAGGCGAACAGAAAGAACAGTCAAAAATTGATTGGGACGATGTGGTTTTTGAGGTGGATTTGCTCAAATCACAGGAAATCAATCTGGATTACATCTTGCAACTGGTTTTCGAGCATCACAAAAAAATCAAAGGCAAAGCGGAGCTGGTGGAAGAAATCCGCCGCATCATCCGCGCAAGTATCGGCCACCGCGCCAAAGAGAGCCTGATTGTGGATTTCATCAACGATACGGATTTGGACAAAGTACCCGACGTTCCCACCATACTGGAAACCTTCTACACCTATGCGCAAGAGGTGATGAGGAGTGAAGCAGCAGAGCTGATTGCCGCCGAAGGTTTGAACGAAACCGCCGCTAAACGTTATTTGACCGGCTCGCTCAAACGCGGCTATGCCAGCGAAAACGGCACGGAACTGACCGAAGCCCTGCCGAAAATGAGTCCGCTCAAC